Within the Gracilinema caldarium DSM 7334 genome, the region TATGTAGGTGTTTTAACTGATGCTCAGATTTTAAGTGATACAGCGGGTACTCAAATACTAACGAAAGCCGGAAGAAGAACAGGGTATCCTACCGAGGATCGGTGGCTTTTCCATTCTTTTGATAAAGGAGCGAGTTCTGCTGGCTGTATCGGACCGATGAGTGATATAAATTCTCCAATAATATGGAATTCTGCTGCTTATTCTACATCAGGTAGTCAATCAGGAGCCTACTATATGCAACAAATAGTAAATCAACTGATGAGTCAGTGGGGAATATATAAAGGATATGAGTTTTCAGTGCATTTAGTAGGGCAGCAGACACCTACTTACTACAAATATTAGTGAGTATCACATATGGAGACGGCGAATATGAAAGGGAAAATGGTATCTGTGTTTCTTATAATGCTTACGGTGTTTTTGAATGCCCAGGAACTGCTCTGGTTTCCAATGGATTCGACATGGTTTGGTGCGAATACTGGGAAAAAATCAACTGTGCAGTTCATAGAATATAATGATTTTAAAATTATTATTTATAATAAATTTTTGTTTTTTTTAAATAACACTGATAATTATGATAATTTTAAGAGTCTGTTATATGAAATAAGTGAAATAATTATAGATTCTAGTACAGGATATAGATATTACAATGCAAAACATCTAGGTAGCAAAGAAAATACAAGAATATATTTATTACAAAGCAAAGATTATATAATAATTATTGAAAAAAAAATTGAAAATAACGTTGTTAATTTAATGTATGGTTTTGATCATATAGAAAATTATAAAAAGTCAATAGAAGAAATGATAGAGCATAGGAGAAGAGCAAGAGTAGGTGATGGGTTTTTTGAATATGAGTATATAGATAGCGGTATCAAATCTGTAGATGCTTCATCTTATTTAACAGAGACTATCGCTAATAAAATGGTTGATTATAAACCTGCATACTTAATTAATAGAATATGTAAACTACAAGAAAATATAGATGTTTCTTTTCCTATCTTTGACAATTTTATGCGCTGTTGGGCCGAGGGAGTTCCCGGTGACGGAATTGGACAGTGGCTTGAAGTAGAATTTACAAGGTTTAGCGATGAGATTATGATTTTAAATGGATATGTAGATTTTAGAAACATGAGTGCTTATAAGAATAATAATCGGTTAAAGAAAATCAGAGTAGAATCCGAACAACCAAAATTTAGCATTGAATATACGCTTCCTGATTATGTTGCATATCATTCTGTGCCACTTCCGCAAAAGACAAAGAAGGTAAAGATTACCATACTTGAAGTATACAAAGGCCTTAAATACGATGACACATGCGTGACAGCAATTGCATTACCACAAGAACGAACTCGGAGTATTGAAGAAGAAAAACAAGAGGTCATTCAATATTTAAGGAAAATACATGTATTTGAATATTTAGAACGATATAAAAAAGAGATAAGGAACAAGAATTAAATTATGAGAGTTTGGCTCTTTTTTATATAAATGGTTTTACTACTCTATTTAACAGTGTTTGGAAAAGTCCAGGTCCGTAACAAAGGGGTTGTTGATACAGGACTTGAGTATATGATAGGGCCTTGGGAATGAGAAAAGAAATCTTAACAAAACTGTATCGTGTGGTTGAGACATGGGAAAATGGTAGCATTGGAAGAGCTGGCAGACAAGAGGAGTAGGGGTAGCGGAAGCCCCCGGAAGGGCGGGGTATGCTGGTCCGTAAGGCTCCATCCCCCACCTCAGACACGAAAAGTGCAGAAGGGCCAACTAACCACCACCGAGGCTCCCGCCCTGAGGAGGCTGGAGCGAGGGGGAGCCGCGGCAACCGAAGCCGTACACCCTGAGTGATTGACGGGAAGGGGGCGTTGAGAAAAGGTGGTGAGGGGTGGCGGAAAGAAACGAGGGGGCAGGGGGTCCCCCTCGTTTCTTTAAGACAGGACCCCCGGAAATAGTACGCAAGCCCCCTTCCCGAAACTACGCAAGGGAAGTGCTCCCCCTTTTAGAGTTGCACCTGGGTAAAAACGGTGCGACAATGAACATCGGGATGGGAGGAGCCGATGTGAGCCTGGGGACGATTGCAGAAAGCATGAGCGGCCTACGGGATACCCTAAAGATAAGCGGGGCAAAGCTAGCAAGCCTTGCAGGCCACTATGAAGGGGTATCAACCTTAAATGCGGTGAACATGCTGGGCTATTCGGGGGATACAAATAACTTTGCCCTGGGTCGCGCTATCTGGGACGATAGGAGAAAGGTGCGGTATAGCAAGGATTTAAAGACAGCCGATGGCTATTACGGAGCATATAACGGAACAGATATACCGAATGAAATACAACTTTCAAGCGATTTTTTAGGTAAAGGAAAAGAGCTCGCTGCAAAGCTTGCAGCTGTGATGGCCCATGAGGGGACCCATGTGGCGGGGAATCGGTATGAAGCAGTAGCGCATCAGCAGGGGCTACAGACCTATGGAACCTTACTTGAGATCTTCGGCTTACAGGGTGATCGTGAATTTGCCCTGGGTATGATTGCCGCACTGTTGGATCCAGCATCATATAAAGAAAATGAAAGCTCAAAACAAAACATGGAAATACGGGTATATGCAAATGGTACCCACAAGATTTTTGATAATAAACAGAAAGCCTTAACCTTTACCTATTTGAATGCAGAAGGAGACAAAGTTGGTGGGTATACCATTAATGATCCCAGTATACAAGCCATGCCTGGAAGGGCTGCTGCATTGGCAAAAATATGGGGTCTTGAAAAGATAGAAGATCAGTTGGGGAGTTCATTAAATAGCACAGATACTTATGATTATCAGACACTGAAAGATGTTTTGGGACTTTCTGATGCAGAAATACGAAAGGTACAACGCAGCGGAACATTACCGAATAATATTACAGAAGCACAACGCTTGAGTTTAGCAGGAGATGCCTTACTAAAACGTGCAGGAGGAGTTTGGGATACAACAGAAAATGTATGGTCTGGAATGGATTTGTCACTAACCAATACCGTTCTACCTGGAGGTCTGTATGGATGGCTTAACGAGCAGGGCACATACGAATTTGCAGCCACATCGATGAATATCATTCGAAATCCCTTAAGTTATTTTGTTAGAAACTCAAAAGAAGCCCCAAATTTAGCTTATGCTGGAAAAGATAGTGTTGAAGTAACCCAGTGGGACCTTGAAGGTAATATGCTTATGGGACCACAGCGATTTAATGGATTTACCTCAGTGCAGACAATATTTGATGATAATGAATATGATGCTTTTGTACAGGTGCCATGGAGTTCAGTATATAATAGTCATGGAATGGTGAATGTAGGTCCAGAAACACTTATGAAGGGAGATATTGGATTTGTATTATTACAATATCCTGATAACAGCAAAATCGATTTATGGGGCATTGCAAAGGATGATCCTTATTTACGAGCCGTTATGGGAACAATCATGGCAGGCACAAGAGTAAAACCAGATGGAAGCACAACCTTATCAAATGCATCAATAGCAATGCATCCTACGATCAATTTTGGTAATACTGGTTGTCCTGTAACTGGAAATTGGGGTGGACAAACGGGTGTAACATTATTTACCAATTTTACATCATATTTAACAAATGATTTAAAACTTCCTTACGGCTATGTGTTGTATGGAAAGCTAATAGAACAAAATAATCCCTATATCAAGGTAGGAAGGTAGGTTGCCATGAAGAATAAATTACTTACACTTTTTAACATGTCATTAGTAATATTCAATATCTTTGGGGAAGAACAGGATGTATGGATATTTCCTACAATTTCATACATTCAAAGAATTGAAAATTATAATACCAATTTTGATTTTATTAATTCACATTATAAGTATTATAGTCTTGAAAAGCCATTACACGATTACCCCTTTATCGTGGCAGATAACAATTATATCTATCTTAGAGAGACGAAACCAATCTTAAGGATAGAACGAAAGAGGATACAGACCGAAGCAGATGGCTTTCAGACAGTTCAAGAAGGAGATACGAAATGGGTCATCATAACTGGTGGTGGATATGTAGCAAAAAATAGAATACCACCAAAGTTGAGCGAATCTTATGTTAGCAATTTTAAACGATTGCAAGAGTTCCAGGAAGGATTATTACAGAAAAACCTCAATTTACGTAATCCTTATTTTGATGTTACTTTTATACTTCCACAAGTGATAAAAAGAGTAACATTATCTAGCCCATTTTTAGAAGAAACAATTCGAGGTGTTAAGTATCTATATAATGATGATATAATACAGTACCGCTGGTTTTATTATTATTTAAATAGAGGTTTAGTAGCAATGTACTTTGTAAATGATCCAACCCCAATGGTGGAAGGAGCTCCGGGAAATGGGGTAGGCCTCACGATAGATATAGAATTCCATATACCAAGTGATAATGTGGTCGTCTTAAATGGTTTTGTGGATATGGAACGAAGACACTTATATAAACGTAATGCCAGAATGAAAAAAGTTGCAGTACAGAGTGAAACGTTTGCGTTTGAGTACGAATTTGAAGACTATGTTCATTTTGCACAAATAGATTTTCCTGAAACAACAAATAAAGTTCGATTAACAGTACTCGAGGTGTTTGAAGGGAGCCACTATGATGATTTATGTATATCAGGCCTCTTCACAAATCCAGATATCAAGCATACTCGTAACAGCCCGTTAGTATATGAATTATTACATGAGGCTCAAAGAGAGCCTGTAACAATTTTTGTGTAAACGGCTATACTACAAGAAGGAGTACGTATGGCCATTACCAAAGAAGTTCTGGATGAATTAATGAAAGAGTATCGAGGTCCTGATGATCTCATAGGTCCCGACGGCCTGCTGAAGCAGTTAACCAAAGCCCTGATAGAGCGGTCCATGGGAGCAGAGCTCACTGAACATGTGGGCTACGAAAAGCATGACCAGGGTGAAAAACCAACGACTAACCGACGGAACGGGAAAACGAAAAAGACCCTTAGAACCGATCAGGGGCCAATAGAAATCGAGGTCCCACGAGATCGGGATGGCACCTTTGAACCAGCTATCGTCCCCAAACATCAACGGGAGTTTAAAGGCTTTGATGACAAAATCCTGTCCATGTACGATCGAGGGATGACGACCCGAGAAATTGCAGGACACCTCAAAGAGATATATCAGGTTGATGTATCCCCAGAGCTGATTAGCCGGGCAATCGATTCGGTTAAAGAATTATTAGACACCTGGCGGAATCGGACCCTGGATTCCTTGTACCCCATCGTGTTTCTCGACGCCATTGTGCTCAATGTCCGAGATGATGGGAACGTAGCTAAAAAAGCCCTGTATCTAGCCCTCGGCATCACTATAACGGGCAAAAAAGAGCTCTTAGGGCTTTGGATCGACCAGGCAGAAGGAGCATCATTTTGGCTGCGGGTGCTTAATGAGCTTAAGAATCGGGGTGTCCAGGATATTTTAATAGCAGCCGTAGATGGTTTAAGCGGCTTCCCTGAAGCGATTACCACGGTATTCCCCAAAACGGAAGTCCAACTCTGTATGGTCCACATGGTGCGTAACTCGTTGAAATACGTGCCCTATAAGGACCGGAAAGCAGTAGCTGCGGACCTTAAAAAGATTTACACTGCGGCAAGTGAAACTGCAGCAGAAGAGGAACTCACTCAATTTGCCCAACGGTGGGATACTAAGTACCCCATGATTGCTCGATCGTGGAAAATGCGTTGGGCAGAAGTAGTGCCCTTTTTTAAATACCCGGAACCAATACGCAAAGTGATCTACACCACGAATGCGATTGAATCGTTAAATTACTCAATCCGAAGAATCACTAAAAACAGGTTGAGCTTTCCCACAACCGATGCAGCGCTAAAGCTGGTATTTATGGGATTACAACATATCTCTAAAAAATGGACCATGCCTATCCGAGACTGGGGTATGGCAATGCATCAATTCAGCATCTTTTATGGCGATCGGGTATCGCTATGACAATTACCGTTTACACAAAATTAGGGATAGGCTCTTAAAAATGGAACCTCCCCACCGGGTAAGAAATCCTACATGTGGGCTGCGGTGGGCTATGTGGATGGGAAGCCGATACACCGGTTTGCCTATCATCCGAGCCGATCCGGCAGTCTTGCCGATACCCTGCTGAAAGGTTTCTCAGGATATATCCAGACCGATGGGTATAAGGGCTAGGATCATCTTGCGGCTTGAGTCGGAGTACCGGGGAAAACTCACCTCAGGACAGTTGACCACTGAACAGTTTGTTAGCGAGCGGAATCGTGCCATGGTGCCGATCTTTGAAGAACTGCGGTCCTGGCTCTTGGCACGCTCCTATGAGGTGGCTCCGAAGAGTAAACTGGGAATGGCCATAGCCTATGCGCAAGAACTGTTTGATCGGACGATTCGGTTTGTAGAACATCCGCCGCTAACCCCTGACACGAATCGGGTTGAAAATGCGATTTGGCCCTTTGTGGTAGGACGAAAGAACTGGCTCTTTTCGGGTAGTGCTCTGGGGTGCTCATGCCCAGTGCAGAGCTCTACAGCCTCATCGAGACCGTAAAGGCAAACGGACATGAGCCCTTTCGTACCTCTGTTATCTCTTTGATAAGCTCCCAACCTGTACAACCGTAGCCGAACGAGAAGCATTGCTACCCTATCGTTTAGCTCCTGCAAGCTACACCATCAACGGAATGTAATTGACGGTTATATCAGAATTAGTAGAATTATTGTAATAAATTCATGATATTGGTTCTTCCCCATCGTTTAGCAATATCATAGGGTGTTTCATCTTCATTATTTTTTATGCTTTTTAATGCACCAAGTTCAATCAAGGTTTTTATTGTAGCCTCGTTTCCTTTGCTTGCTGCAAGATGTAGGATCGTGTTTCCCATAGGATCTTTATTATTTATATTTTTTGTATTTAAGAGTACTTTAATTATTTCAGGCCCCCTGGAAATAATCATTGAAGCAGCTGATTCTCCATCTGAGGCTATATTAAAGAGATCTGCCCCAATATCGATGAGAAATTTTGCTGTTTCCCATGCTTCCTGATCGATAGCGATTCTGAGGGCTGTTTTACCCTGGGCATCCACCATGTTGAGACGACCTCCCAGGTCTGTAATTGTTTTTATTATAGGTATGGCTGCTCCAGAGAGAACAGCGATATGTAGCGGTGATCTGCCGTAATCATCAGAGAGAGCAAGTCGATCTTTAGTTAACAGGACTCTTACAATTTCAGGGGAACCTGCCATAGCAAGTTGAAAAGGGGTTTTCCCCTGTGCATTCTGTGCATGGATCGCTGCACCTCGGGAAAGTAACAAGTTACATATATCTTTTTGATTACTTGAAACTGAAATATGTAATGGTGTATCACCGTTTATGTTTCGAGCCATTGGATTTGCTCCTGTATCAAGTAATACTTCTACATTAGAAGGAACACCTGATATAATTGCTTCAAATAATGGGGTTTGTCCTTGGTTGTTTCTTATTTCCAAATCGGCTTTGGCTTGAATAAGACGGTTTGCAATAATACCAATTCCTAATCGTTCAGCCTGATGTAAAGCTGTATCCCCAGAAAGATTTTGTATATTTACATCCAATCCTGATTGGAGCAGTACAGGTACACAATCAGTAGCGTTCCAACGAACTGCAGCATGGAGAACCGTATTACCCAATTTATCGCGAGCCTGAATATTGGCTCCGGCAGAAAGTAATACGTTGACTGTTTTCGGTGCGTTGTTTCTGACAGCAAAAAATAAGGGAGTTTCACCTGTAGCATTTTTCATTTCTAAAGAAATACCCCGTTGGACTAATAAAGGAATAATTGAATCCATACGCCATTGAGCTGTATAATGTAGAATACCATTCCCTAAGCCATCCTGAGCATCATAGGTTGATGAATTGAGCATCCAATGTTTAATATTATTAGGATCTTTAAAAGCTAAGTAGAGAGGACTTTCTCCTTTTGAATTTACTGCAAAGATATCAGCTCCTCGGGTAATGAGTAATTCACCTATTTCTCGTTCATCCAATTCCACGGCGAAATGTAGTGCTGTGTCACCAGCCTTATTTCTACTCTGAACCGAACCTTTATTGTCAATAATTTGGGCAATTATTTTTACTGGTGCACTATTAATTGTCGCTATATGTAAAAGAGTATTACCTTTGTTATCACTTTTTAGAACCGTCTCTTGTGTTATCAGTTCTGTTAAGGCTGAGTTATTAATCGCTAAGGCCAAATCAAAGGGCGTTTTCCCTTCCGTATCATCAGCGAATATATCAGCCTGCCTACTTAAGAGAAATAGTATATAATCGCTACGATTAAATTTTACCGCAATATGTAAGGGAGTTTCTCCTTTAGTATTTCGAATATTAACATCTGCACCCCTTAAAACCAGTAAATCCGCAATGTCTTTTCCCATATCAAGTGCGACGCAAAGGTGTAACGGGGCTTCTCCATGATTATCCTTAAGATTTGGATTTGCTCCATTATCAAGGAGTAGTTTCATCCCATCCTTTCTGACTATAGTGGGCATTACAATGTGAAGTGCAGAATTCCCTTTGGCATCTTGAGCATTTACTAATGCCCCAGAACGGATCAATAATTGCATAATATCCAGGTAGCCACCCCTAGCCGCTTCATGCAGCGGGGTAGTACCTGAAGAATCTTTCACATTCACATCGGCTTTTCGTTCTAATAAGAGTTGCACAATGCCTAAATGCCCATAGCGGCTTGCATAGTGCAGGGGAGAAAGACCATCAGAAAAGCGAACATTGACATTTGACGTGCGTACAGCAATGATAAAATAAGAAAATTTTTCATTTTTAGTGATATACCCGGCTTGTATCAGTTTTTCTGCCACACTGGCATGATTGTATGATTCAGGTGAACTTAAAGCTATATCCAGGGCTGTATCTCCACTAGAATCTTTCAGATTCAAAGGCATAGAAAGATTAAGAATTGCATCTACTGCAGAAATGTTGCCTTTTGCTGCAGCTATATGAAGCGTATTTTGCCCATTACTATTCTTTTGTAATACTGTATCATTATTGAGTAACGCTTTTAAAAGAGGATCACCCTTTTGCATTGCTACTAAGAATGGTTGGGTCTCACTTTTACTTGCAAGAAATATATTAGCCTTTGCTTGAGCTAATTTTTCTATACAAGCAGAGGCATTATTAAGGCAAGCAATTTCAAGAGGTGTTCTCCCATCATTATCTTGAGCATCTATATTTGCTCCTAGGGCAATAAAAAGACTGGTAAGTTCTGCATCTTGTAATTCTACAGCCCGATGTAAAGGAGTTCGCCCTTTTGTATCGGTTGCATTAATATCCATCTTCCCTTTAAAAAATTCCTGAACCTTTTCGGTTTTACCTTTTTCTATAAAGGACCATACATCATCTTCCTGTGGTGGTGCAGGAGGCGGAGTACTGGAACAACCAATCATATTGATTATAAAAATGACAGACATAAGTAATTTGTATAATTGTGAAAAACTGTAAGTTGTGTTTTGCTGAGCGTATTCCATGGTTATATTCTCGGCACCTTTTTGTATAGTTTGACCCAATAATCGAATAATACGATGTTAATTCAAATAGGAACACTATGATAAAAAAAGGTATAAGATATTGACATTTTTTTTTGAAATTTGTATTATATAATCACAATTTCACGCGGCGATGGTGGAATTGGTAGACACGCCAGCTTGAGGTGCTGGTGCCGAGAGGCATGGAGGTTCAAGTCCTCTTCGCCGCAGTCAACTTCAAAGCATACGATTTTTAAATCGTATGCTTTTTTTGTATTTTTCTGAATACATTATTTTTGAAATGAAAGCCATCATAAAACGATGGAACAGGTACCTGCTGTTAAAAAGCCGTGTCTGCTTATTATTTCTTTAAAAAGGCAGAGAGTAATCGAAGTTTTGCAGAGAGTTCGCCACCGGTAAGGAATTCTAGCTTTTTCCGATATTCTGCTCTGATTCCTTGATTACCCCTTACACAGCTACAAGCTACAGTGTGCCATCCGTGGGTACGAATAAGACGGATGATGCTTTCTTCTGGTGTATAGATAAGTGGACGAATGAGGGTTACATGAAACGGTTCATAATACCGTTTTGCTTCCAGGACATCGATTCTGCCTTGTAAGATGAGATTCATAAGAAGTGTTGTTAAAGCATCATCAAGATGGTGGCCCAGGGCGATTTTATTAAAATGATGTGCTCTAGCATAGTTCATCAATATCACTCTACGATATGTAGCACAGGTATAGCAGGTAAGATTCTGTTGCTTTTCTGGACTCAGTGGTTCATGAAGAACTACAAAGGGTATATCCATCATCTGATAATGCTTCTGTAAAGCCGTATTTTCATCTATATCATGAGTTACAACCTGTACAGCGGTAAGTGAACATTCATAGGATGGCCAATGCTTAAGCTGTGTTAAAATATAGCTAAGAGCTAAAGAATCCTTGCCCCCCGATGCTCCAATGAGAACACGATCCCCTTTTTGGATTAAATTAAAATCTGAAATAGCCTTTGCAACGGATTTTATAATATTCATTAGCATCGGGATGGGCGGATTTGAACCGCCGATCTCTTGCTCCCAAAGCAAGCGCCTTAGCCACTAGGCTACATCCCGTTAAGATAAGCGGAACTATATCAAATTAATTATCCTTGGTCAATCCATGGGGTGGTATATATAAAGGTTAATAAGAAGTATTATTCATCTTCATCATTTCCTGGTGGAAATACATAAAGATCAGGTATTTTATAGGTTCTCTGCATTGAATAACTTGTTTGAACGAGTTCTTCACTGACAACGGAAATAGAAAA harbors:
- a CDS encoding IS256 family transposase, encoding MAITKEVLDELMKEYRGPDDLIGPDGLLKQLTKALIERSMGAELTEHVGYEKHDQGEKPTTNRRNGKTKKTLRTDQGPIEIEVPRDRDGTFEPAIVPKHQREFKGFDDKILSMYDRGMTTREIAGHLKEIYQVDVSPELISRAIDSVKELLDTWRNRTLDSLYPIVFLDAIVLNVRDDGNVAKKALYLALGITITGKKELLGLWIDQAEGASFWLRVLNELKNRGVQDILIAAVDGLSGFPEAITTVFPKTEVQLCMVHMVRNSLKYVPYKDRKAVAADLKKIYTAASETAAEEELTQFAQRWDTKYPMIARSWKMRWAEVVPFFKYPEPIRKVIYTTNAIESLNYSIRRITKNRLSFPTTDAALKLVFMGLQHISKKWTMPIRDWGMAMHQFSIFYGDRVSL
- a CDS encoding IS66 family transposase, whose amino-acid sequence is MGIRARIILRLESEYRGKLTSGQLTTEQFVSERNRAMVPIFEELRSWLLARSYEVAPKSKLGMAIAYAQELFDRTIRFVEHPPLTPDTNRVENAIWPFVVGRKNWLFSGSALGCSCPVQSSTASSRP
- a CDS encoding ATP-binding protein — protein: MNIIKSVAKAISDFNLIQKGDRVLIGASGGKDSLALSYILTQLKHWPSYECSLTAVQVVTHDIDENTALQKHYQMMDIPFVVLHEPLSPEKQQNLTCYTCATYRRVILMNYARAHHFNKIALGHHLDDALTTLLMNLILQGRIDVLEAKRYYEPFHVTLIRPLIYTPEESIIRLIRTHGWHTVACSCVRGNQGIRAEYRKKLEFLTGGELSAKLRLLSAFLKK
- a CDS encoding IS66 family transposase yields the protein MWAAVGYVDGKPIHRFAYHPSRSGSLADTLLKGFSGYIQTDGYKG
- a CDS encoding NADase-type glycan-binding domain-containing protein, which translates into the protein MKNKLLTLFNMSLVIFNIFGEEQDVWIFPTISYIQRIENYNTNFDFINSHYKYYSLEKPLHDYPFIVADNNYIYLRETKPILRIERKRIQTEADGFQTVQEGDTKWVIITGGGYVAKNRIPPKLSESYVSNFKRLQEFQEGLLQKNLNLRNPYFDVTFILPQVIKRVTLSSPFLEETIRGVKYLYNDDIIQYRWFYYYLNRGLVAMYFVNDPTPMVEGAPGNGVGLTIDIEFHIPSDNVVVLNGFVDMERRHLYKRNARMKKVAVQSETFAFEYEFEDYVHFAQIDFPETTNKVRLTVLEVFEGSHYDDLCISGLFTNPDIKHTRNSPLVYELLHEAQREPVTIFV
- a CDS encoding NADase-type glycan-binding domain-containing protein → MKGKMVSVFLIMLTVFLNAQELLWFPMDSTWFGANTGKKSTVQFIEYNDFKIIIYNKFLFFLNNTDNYDNFKSLLYEISEIIIDSSTGYRYYNAKHLGSKENTRIYLLQSKDYIIIIEKKIENNVVNLMYGFDHIENYKKSIEEMIEHRRRARVGDGFFEYEYIDSGIKSVDASSYLTETIANKMVDYKPAYLINRICKLQENIDVSFPIFDNFMRCWAEGVPGDGIGQWLEVEFTRFSDEIMILNGYVDFRNMSAYKNNNRLKKIRVESEQPKFSIEYTLPDYVAYHSVPLPQKTKKVKITILEVYKGLKYDDTCVTAIALPQERTRSIEEEKQEVIQYLRKIHVFEYLERYKKEIRNKN
- a CDS encoding ankyrin repeat domain-containing protein, whose product is MGQTIQKGAENITMEYAQQNTTYSFSQLYKLLMSVIFIINMIGCSSTPPPAPPQEDDVWSFIEKGKTEKVQEFFKGKMDINATDTKGRTPLHRAVELQDAELTSLFIALGANIDAQDNDGRTPLEIACLNNASACIEKLAQAKANIFLASKSETQPFLVAMQKGDPLLKALLNNDTVLQKNSNGQNTLHIAAAKGNISAVDAILNLSMPLNLKDSSGDTALDIALSSPESYNHASVAEKLIQAGYITKNEKFSYFIIAVRTSNVNVRFSDGLSPLHYASRYGHLGIVQLLLERKADVNVKDSSGTTPLHEAARGGYLDIMQLLIRSGALVNAQDAKGNSALHIVMPTIVRKDGMKLLLDNGANPNLKDNHGEAPLHLCVALDMGKDIADLLVLRGADVNIRNTKGETPLHIAVKFNRSDYILFLLSRQADIFADDTEGKTPFDLALAINNSALTELITQETVLKSDNKGNTLLHIATINSAPVKIIAQIIDNKGSVQSRNKAGDTALHFAVELDEREIGELLITRGADIFAVNSKGESPLYLAFKDPNNIKHWMLNSSTYDAQDGLGNGILHYTAQWRMDSIIPLLVQRGISLEMKNATGETPLFFAVRNNAPKTVNVLLSAGANIQARDKLGNTVLHAAVRWNATDCVPVLLQSGLDVNIQNLSGDTALHQAERLGIGIIANRLIQAKADLEIRNNQGQTPLFEAIISGVPSNVEVLLDTGANPMARNINGDTPLHISVSSNQKDICNLLLSRGAAIHAQNAQGKTPFQLAMAGSPEIVRVLLTKDRLALSDDYGRSPLHIAVLSGAAIPIIKTITDLGGRLNMVDAQGKTALRIAIDQEAWETAKFLIDIGADLFNIASDGESAASMIISRGPEIIKVLLNTKNINNKDPMGNTILHLAASKGNEATIKTLIELGALKSIKNNEDETPYDIAKRWGRTNIMNLLQ